A window from Candidatus Nanoarchaeia archaeon encodes these proteins:
- a CDS encoding PIN domain-containing protein, whose translation MILDTSFLIELLRGKNLSAKEKAENLDRKFAIKAITSISVMELWSGALQSQNREKEKKKVHEIIQSLPVYSFGDEEARTAGEIEAALIKKGETIDIEDIMIAAIALVHNEPLLTGNPKHFTRIPNLTLEKY comes from the coding sequence ATGATTCTGGACACATCATTCTTAATCGAACTTCTGCGCGGTAAGAATCTCTCTGCAAAGGAGAAGGCAGAGAATCTGGATAGAAAATTTGCAATAAAAGCCATCACTTCTATCTCAGTTATGGAGTTATGGAGTGGCGCTCTCCAAAGCCAGAATCGGGAGAAGGAGAAAAAGAAGGTTCACGAGATTATCCAGTCCCTCCCGGTTTATTCTTTTGGTGACGAGGAAGCAAGGACAGCAGGAGAGATTGAAGCGGCTCTTATTAAAAAAGGGGAGACCATCGATATAGAAGACATTATGATAGCGGCAATCGCATTAGTACACAACGAACCGCTTCTCACAGGGAATCCTAAGCATTTCACAAGGATCCCAAATCTTACATTGGAGAAGTATTAA